In Bradyrhizobium sp. 1(2017), one DNA window encodes the following:
- a CDS encoding SDR family NAD(P)-dependent oxidoreductase codes for MTAIRGAAAITGAASGIGRALAIELARRGCDLALADRDEAGLKAVAAEIGTGCKISLHRVDVGEPEAIAQFAADATTAHPALGIVVNNAGVALLGSFEEIDQAQMDWLFAINFWGVVHGTRAFLPHLKTRPEAHIVNLSSIFGIIAPPGQSAYAAAKFAVRGFSESVRHELSVAGSPVKLSVVHPGGVATAIARNSGTGTGVTDNARRAQSIERFENAAKTTPKDAALRIIRGIEKNEPRILIGNDARFMDLLQRFRPGTYWAPLQRKLEKMAKGK; via the coding sequence ATGACTGCGATTCGCGGCGCCGCCGCCATCACGGGAGCGGCCAGCGGCATCGGCCGCGCGCTTGCAATCGAGCTTGCGCGGCGTGGCTGCGACCTCGCGCTGGCCGATCGCGACGAGGCCGGATTGAAAGCTGTCGCGGCCGAGATCGGGACGGGATGCAAGATCAGCCTGCATCGCGTCGATGTCGGCGAGCCCGAGGCCATCGCGCAATTCGCAGCTGACGCGACCACGGCGCATCCCGCGCTCGGCATCGTCGTCAACAACGCCGGCGTGGCGCTGCTCGGCTCGTTCGAGGAAATCGACCAGGCGCAGATGGACTGGCTGTTCGCCATCAATTTCTGGGGCGTGGTGCACGGCACGCGCGCCTTCCTGCCGCATCTGAAGACGAGACCCGAGGCGCACATCGTCAACCTCTCCTCGATCTTCGGCATCATTGCGCCACCGGGACAATCGGCCTATGCGGCGGCGAAGTTCGCGGTGCGCGGCTTTTCCGAGAGCGTGCGGCACGAGCTCAGTGTGGCGGGCAGCCCGGTGAAGCTGTCGGTGGTACACCCCGGCGGCGTCGCCACCGCCATCGCGCGCAACTCCGGCACCGGCACCGGCGTCACCGACAATGCCCGCCGTGCGCAATCGATCGAGCGGTTCGAGAACGCGGCGAAGACCACGCCGAAGGACGCCGCGCTGCGCATCATCCGAGGCATCGAGAAGAACGAGCCGCGCATCCTGATCGGCAACGACGCCCGCTTCATGGACCTCTTGCAGCGCTTCCGTCCGGGAACGTACTGGGCGCCGCTGCAGAGGAAGCTGGAGAAGATGGCGAAGGGGAAGTGA
- a CDS encoding response regulator, whose translation MGQAQPFRATALIVEDDVMQREMLSLLLEESGYQVIQCESAEAAERVLDKNASALCLMLTDVQLAGRMNGVELAHVAKDRNPKLDVVVTSGRPLRQSLPAGAKFWAKPWAPLDVLREAEIAQLS comes from the coding sequence ATGGGACAGGCACAGCCATTTCGTGCAACTGCACTGATCGTCGAAGACGATGTCATGCAGCGGGAGATGCTCAGTCTCCTGCTGGAAGAGAGCGGCTATCAAGTCATCCAGTGCGAAAGCGCCGAGGCGGCCGAACGCGTGCTCGACAAGAACGCCAGCGCGCTCTGCCTGATGCTGACCGACGTCCAGCTCGCCGGCCGCATGAACGGCGTCGAGCTCGCGCATGTCGCCAAGGATCGCAACCCCAAGCTCGACGTCGTCGTCACCTCGGGCCGTCCCTTGAGGCAGTCCCTGCCTGCGGGCGCAAAGTTCTGGGCCAAACCCTGGGCGCCGCTCGACGTTCTCCGCGAGGCCGAGATCGCGCAGCTGTCCTGA
- a CDS encoding LysE family translocator, giving the protein MTWSFLLTSLIVIASPGTGVLYTLAAALTRGSRASVAAAFGCTLGIVPHMIAAMLGLAAVLHTSAIAFAALKWCGVAYLLYMSWQALRETGALAVEGRIEERSNGRVIVTGFLINILNPKLSIFFLAFLPQFIALDEAHVLGRMLELSGAFMAMTFAVFVVYGLCAASVRERVISRPAVMAWLRRSFAAGFAALGAKLAFAER; this is encoded by the coding sequence ATGACCTGGTCCTTCCTGCTCACCTCGCTCATCGTCATCGCCTCGCCCGGCACCGGCGTGCTCTACACGCTGGCCGCCGCGCTTACCCGCGGCTCGCGCGCCAGCGTGGCCGCGGCGTTCGGCTGCACATTGGGAATCGTGCCGCACATGATCGCGGCGATGCTCGGCCTTGCCGCCGTGCTCCACACCAGCGCGATTGCCTTTGCCGCGCTGAAATGGTGCGGCGTTGCCTATCTGCTCTACATGTCCTGGCAGGCATTGCGCGAGACGGGCGCGCTCGCCGTCGAGGGCAGGATCGAGGAGCGGTCGAATGGCCGGGTCATCGTGACGGGCTTCCTGATCAACATCCTCAATCCCAAGCTGTCGATCTTCTTCCTCGCCTTCCTGCCGCAGTTCATCGCGCTGGACGAGGCCCATGTGCTGGGGCGGATGCTGGAATTGAGCGGCGCTTTCATGGCGATGACCTTTGCCGTGTTCGTCGTCTACGGTCTCTGCGCGGCCTCGGTGCGCGAGCGCGTCATCTCCCGTCCCGCCGTCATGGCCTGGCTGCGCCGCAGTTTCGCCGCCGGCTTTGCTGCGCTCGGCGCCAAGCTCGCCTTCGCGGAGCGGTAA
- a CDS encoding GGDEF domain-containing protein has protein sequence MLNVPTLWTVFVVNFLALGLIWAYVTRSYPKFVAARFWMASSFVGAAGAMTALARLFVTSPLPLLLGAAGVMAASCFAAMGIQRFYNRPVSWRVMIATEAFSLAGVVFFMVGFEHMQLRMLSYTIGQGLPLVLALRLLLSPPEGRVSPGARLSGIVILCIVGIFVVRTVGNLLGHDFSAVAGGQTHAVLVLGLLFLSMTLNFGFLLMAMDSLRGEVADLALLDDLTGVANRRHLLQRLTEECARSERSSEPFSLLVIDLDGFKTINDTHGHAAGDACLQHFTLMAQTRLRPGDLLARTGGDEFCIVLPSSSLREAAAIARRVLEVCRQDAATCTGSDIPIAISIGVAQWDRGIGQFPDRLIAHADHALYDAKKNGKNDFAVYDPAPPLSPEPTGPGERARKFA, from the coding sequence ATGCTGAACGTACCGACATTGTGGACGGTCTTCGTCGTCAACTTCCTGGCGCTCGGCCTGATCTGGGCCTACGTGACGCGCTCATATCCGAAATTCGTGGCCGCGCGGTTCTGGATGGCCTCGTCCTTCGTCGGCGCGGCCGGCGCCATGACGGCACTGGCCCGCCTGTTCGTCACGTCTCCCCTGCCGCTTCTGCTCGGCGCTGCCGGCGTCATGGCGGCGAGTTGCTTCGCCGCCATGGGCATTCAGCGCTTCTACAACCGGCCGGTCTCGTGGCGTGTCATGATCGCGACGGAAGCCTTCAGCCTCGCCGGCGTCGTGTTCTTCATGGTCGGCTTCGAACACATGCAGCTGCGCATGCTCAGCTATACGATCGGTCAGGGGCTGCCGCTGGTGCTGGCGCTGCGTCTCCTGCTGTCGCCGCCGGAGGGCCGCGTCAGCCCGGGCGCGCGGCTGTCCGGCATCGTCATCCTCTGCATCGTCGGAATATTCGTGGTGCGGACGGTGGGCAATCTGCTCGGCCACGATTTCTCGGCAGTCGCCGGCGGCCAGACCCATGCCGTCTTGGTGCTGGGGCTGCTGTTCCTGTCGATGACGCTCAATTTCGGTTTCCTGCTGATGGCGATGGACAGCTTGCGGGGCGAGGTCGCCGACCTCGCGCTGCTCGACGATCTCACCGGCGTCGCGAACCGACGGCATCTGCTGCAGCGCCTGACCGAGGAATGCGCCCGCTCGGAGCGCAGCAGCGAGCCCTTCTCGCTGCTGGTGATCGATCTCGACGGCTTCAAGACCATCAACGACACCCATGGCCATGCCGCGGGCGACGCCTGCCTGCAGCACTTCACCCTGATGGCGCAGACGCGCCTGCGGCCCGGCGACCTGCTCGCGCGCACCGGCGGCGACGAGTTCTGCATCGTGCTGCCGTCGTCGTCGCTGCGCGAGGCCGCCGCGATCGCCCGCCGCGTGCTCGAGGTCTGCCGTCAGGACGCCGCGACCTGCACCGGCAGCGACATCCCGATCGCGATCTCGATCGGCGTGGCGCAGTGGGACCGCGGCATCGGTCAATTCCCGGACCGCCTGATCGCACATGCCGACCACGCCCTCTACGACGCCAAGAAGAACGGCAAGAACGATTTTGCCGTCTACGATCCGGCGCCGCCGCTCTCACCCGAGCCGACCGGCCCCGGCGAGCGCGCGCGCAAATTCGCGTAA
- a CDS encoding peptidoglycan recognition protein family protein: MMMSRLLAAVLAALFLIAPAIAEDAELAKLARASGTPEIPGLKIVWLAPWGDVGSANPWRNIIVHQTEGPAGSARGGAQAQAKKPTRRGVTVWVETDGTVYWAVAENLVPTHGDGANRNDNKYIDNGPTYRQVVRDNSIGVEFAGNYPDVAAGPTEAQVAAWRILVKVLRARYGIPLERVYAHNWIDYKDARYCEGCWLATLARVWGE, encoded by the coding sequence ATCATGATGTCTCGCCTGCTCGCGGCCGTTCTCGCCGCCCTGTTTCTGATCGCGCCCGCCATTGCCGAGGACGCCGAGCTCGCAAAGCTCGCGCGCGCCTCCGGCACGCCCGAGATTCCCGGCCTGAAGATCGTGTGGCTGGCGCCGTGGGGCGACGTCGGCAGCGCAAACCCATGGCGCAACATCATCGTGCACCAGACCGAGGGTCCGGCGGGCTCGGCGCGCGGCGGTGCGCAGGCGCAGGCGAAGAAGCCGACCCGGCGCGGCGTCACGGTGTGGGTCGAGACCGACGGCACGGTCTATTGGGCGGTCGCCGAGAATCTGGTGCCGACGCATGGCGACGGCGCCAACCGCAACGACAACAAGTACATCGACAACGGGCCGACCTATCGCCAGGTCGTGCGCGACAATTCGATCGGCGTCGAGTTCGCCGGCAACTATCCCGACGTCGCGGCCGGTCCGACCGAAGCGCAGGTCGCGGCCTGGAGAATCCTCGTCAAGGTGCTCCGCGCGCGCTACGGCATCCCGCTCGAGCGCGTCTACGCCCACAACTGGATCGACTACAAGGACGCGCGCTACTGCGAAGGCTGCTGGCTCGCGACGCTGGCACGGGTTTGGGGGGAGTAG
- the rpoH gene encoding RNA polymerase sigma factor RpoH: MARTAALPVLNGESGLSRYLAEIRKFPMLEPQQEYMLAKRWREHDDRDAAHQLVTSHLRLVAKIAMGYRGYGLPISEVVSEGNVGLMQAVKRFEPEKGFRLATYAMWWIKASIQEYILRSWSLVKMGTTANQKKLFFNLRKAKSKINALDEGDLRPDQVKIIAKRLGVTDQDVIDMNRRLGGDASLNAPIRDDGEAGEWQDWLVDNTPNQEAMMAEHEEYDHRRDALNGAMGVLNPRERRIFEARRLADEPMTLEDLAAEFGVSRERVRQIEVRAFEKVQAAVKGTIARAEQAALEAAH; encoded by the coding sequence ATGGCCCGTACCGCTGCTCTGCCGGTCCTCAATGGAGAATCCGGCCTTTCCCGTTACCTCGCCGAGATCCGCAAGTTTCCGATGCTGGAGCCCCAGCAGGAATACATGCTCGCCAAGCGTTGGCGCGAGCATGACGATCGCGACGCGGCGCACCAACTCGTCACCAGCCATCTCCGCCTCGTGGCCAAGATCGCCATGGGCTATCGCGGCTACGGCCTGCCGATCTCCGAGGTCGTCTCGGAAGGCAATGTCGGCCTGATGCAGGCGGTGAAGCGTTTCGAACCCGAGAAGGGGTTCCGTCTCGCCACCTACGCGATGTGGTGGATCAAGGCGTCGATTCAAGAGTACATCCTGCGTTCCTGGTCGCTCGTGAAGATGGGCACCACCGCGAACCAGAAGAAGCTGTTCTTCAACCTGCGCAAGGCGAAGAGCAAGATCAATGCGCTGGACGAAGGCGATCTCCGCCCCGACCAGGTGAAGATCATTGCCAAGCGTCTCGGCGTCACGGATCAGGACGTGATCGACATGAACCGCCGTCTCGGCGGCGATGCCTCGCTCAACGCACCGATCCGGGACGACGGCGAAGCCGGCGAATGGCAGGACTGGCTGGTCGACAATACGCCCAACCAAGAAGCCATGATGGCGGAGCACGAGGAGTATGATCACCGCCGCGACGCCCTGAACGGCGCCATGGGCGTGCTCAACCCGCGCGAACGCCGCATCTTCGAGGCCCGCCGCCTCGCCGATGAGCCGATGACGCTGGAAGACCTTGCCGCCGAGTTCGGCGTATCGCGCGAGCGCGTCCGCCAGATCGAAGTCCGCGCTTTCGAGAAGGTGCAGGCCGCGGTCAAGGGCACGATCGCAAGGGCCGAACAGGCCGCGCTGGAAGCCGCGCACTAA
- a CDS encoding RluA family pseudouridine synthase, with protein MESSGSAQRLEVVVSGEEGSARLDRVLAAHLTDLSRSRLKALILAGAVSLKANAVRDPAYHVTSGDTIIIDVPEAAPAEPKGEDIALDIVFEDDDIIVINKPKGLVVHPAAGHETGTLVNALIAHCGSSLSGIGGVRRPGIVHRLDKDTTGLMVVAKNDLAHASLSAQFADHGRTGEMRRGYMAFAWGVPNRHRGTVDAPIDRHPHAREKMAVRQGGREAVTHWEILESFAGRDGKGVAALLACELETGRTHQIRVHLAHIGHPLMGDAVYGPHFKTKANQLGPESQQALSALDRQALHAYLLVLEHPRTGELLHWEAALPEDLLLLQSRLKAAQ; from the coding sequence ATGGAAAGCTCTGGGTCAGCGCAGCGGTTGGAGGTCGTGGTCAGCGGCGAGGAGGGCTCGGCCCGGCTCGACCGCGTGCTGGCGGCGCACCTCACCGACCTGTCGCGATCCCGGCTGAAAGCCCTGATCCTGGCGGGCGCGGTGAGCCTGAAGGCCAACGCCGTCCGCGACCCCGCTTATCACGTCACATCCGGCGATACGATCATAATCGACGTGCCGGAGGCGGCGCCGGCGGAGCCCAAGGGCGAAGACATCGCCCTCGACATCGTGTTCGAGGACGACGACATCATCGTCATCAACAAGCCCAAGGGCCTGGTCGTGCACCCCGCGGCCGGTCACGAGACCGGCACGCTGGTGAACGCATTGATCGCCCATTGTGGCTCCTCGCTGTCCGGCATCGGCGGCGTGCGCCGGCCCGGCATCGTGCACCGGCTCGACAAGGACACCACCGGGCTGATGGTGGTGGCCAAGAACGACCTCGCCCATGCCTCGCTGTCCGCCCAATTCGCCGACCACGGCCGCACCGGCGAGATGCGGCGCGGCTACATGGCCTTTGCCTGGGGCGTGCCGAACCGCCATCGCGGCACGGTGGATGCGCCGATCGACCGCCATCCGCATGCGCGGGAGAAGATGGCGGTGCGCCAGGGCGGCCGCGAGGCCGTGACGCATTGGGAAATCCTGGAGAGTTTTGCCGGGCGCGACGGCAAGGGCGTCGCCGCCCTGCTCGCCTGCGAGCTCGAGACCGGGCGCACCCATCAGATCCGTGTCCATCTCGCCCATATCGGCCATCCGCTGATGGGCGATGCGGTCTACGGCCCGCATTTCAAGACCAAGGCGAACCAGCTCGGCCCTGAATCGCAACAGGCCCTGTCTGCCCTCGACCGGCAGGCCTTGCATGCTTATCTGCTGGTATTGGAGCACCCGAGGACGGGGGAATTACTCCACTGGGAGGCGGCCCTGCCGGAGGATTTGCTTCTCCTGCAAAGCCGCCTGAAAGCGGCGCAATGA
- a CDS encoding UvrD-helicase domain-containing protein, with translation MAILIPSLGFARFDTRGELRLAERLKDFLEENAVVWHNLPVGPLNRHPDFIIIHPANGLLVLEVKDWRLETIISADKTKVELLTSRGPVRESSPLEQARKYAFEVVRTIDRDGQLLFPAGHRFMGKPIVPFGFGVVFTNITRKQFEQTNLKEVMAEHLCLFKDEMTEGAHPEEFRSRLWNMVHPPLGEPLSMPQFDRLRALLFPEIRIRQIALPLDDPPTADPSDRTLAVMDLHQEQFARSLGEGHRIIRGVAGSGKTLILAFRAEYLARAAAKPVLILCYANGIAGRLEDAMQSRGVENRVQVLTFHSWCYRMLRTYGIPVPSERDYPDYAERLAASVSEVVKAIDQGHIPMEQYDAVLIDEAHDFEPQWLALAAKMVNPRTKALMVVYDDIQAIYKGRERPVWKQLGIEASGRTTVLKVNYRNTAQIVAFARRFAADVIGAPGVTADDEHAILLPEDAGRQGLEPDVRRCVSVDAEAHCVAEWFLDRKKAGYEWSQMACLYPEHWIGGRIAQILARHNVPIDMAKDNRNRVSVKRVAVRFLSMHSAKGLEFPCVAIAGLGLLGRHGETVEDCVRLTYVGVTRATHEALLTYSSESALVQRLIA, from the coding sequence ATGGCAATCCTGATCCCCAGTCTGGGCTTCGCGCGCTTCGACACCCGCGGCGAGCTGCGACTTGCCGAGCGCCTCAAGGACTTCCTCGAAGAGAACGCCGTCGTTTGGCACAATCTTCCTGTCGGCCCTCTCAACCGACATCCGGACTTCATCATCATTCATCCCGCGAACGGTCTGCTCGTGCTCGAGGTGAAGGACTGGCGCCTGGAGACGATCATTTCGGCCGACAAGACGAAGGTCGAACTGCTGACGAGCCGCGGTCCCGTGCGAGAAAGCAGTCCGCTTGAGCAAGCTCGCAAATATGCGTTCGAGGTCGTGCGCACGATTGACCGGGACGGGCAGTTGCTGTTTCCGGCCGGTCATCGCTTCATGGGTAAGCCCATTGTCCCGTTCGGCTTCGGGGTCGTCTTCACCAATATCACGCGCAAGCAATTCGAGCAGACCAATCTCAAGGAGGTGATGGCCGAGCATCTCTGTCTGTTCAAGGACGAAATGACCGAGGGCGCGCATCCCGAAGAATTCCGGTCCAGATTGTGGAACATGGTTCATCCGCCTCTCGGAGAGCCGCTGTCGATGCCGCAGTTCGATCGCCTGCGCGCGCTGCTCTTTCCGGAGATTCGCATCCGGCAGATTGCTCTGCCTCTGGACGATCCGCCGACGGCCGATCCTTCGGACCGTACGCTTGCGGTGATGGACCTGCATCAGGAGCAGTTCGCGCGCAGTCTGGGTGAGGGGCATCGAATCATTCGCGGCGTCGCCGGATCGGGCAAGACCCTGATCCTCGCCTTTCGCGCCGAATATCTGGCCCGTGCGGCGGCAAAGCCGGTGCTCATCCTGTGTTACGCCAATGGCATCGCCGGGCGACTGGAGGATGCCATGCAGAGCAGGGGCGTGGAGAACCGCGTCCAGGTCCTGACCTTTCATTCCTGGTGTTACCGGATGCTGCGGACTTATGGGATTCCCGTCCCATCCGAGCGAGATTATCCTGACTACGCGGAGCGACTGGCTGCGAGCGTTTCAGAGGTCGTGAAGGCCATTGATCAAGGCCATATCCCGATGGAGCAGTACGACGCCGTCCTGATCGACGAGGCGCACGACTTCGAGCCGCAATGGCTCGCGCTTGCGGCCAAGATGGTGAACCCGCGCACGAAGGCGCTGATGGTCGTCTACGACGATATCCAGGCCATCTACAAGGGACGTGAACGCCCGGTCTGGAAACAGCTCGGAATTGAAGCGAGCGGCAGAACGACCGTGTTGAAGGTCAACTACCGCAACACCGCGCAAATCGTCGCCTTCGCGAGACGCTTCGCTGCAGACGTCATTGGCGCTCCGGGCGTCACGGCCGACGACGAGCACGCCATCCTGTTGCCCGAAGATGCGGGTCGACAGGGACTGGAGCCGGACGTTCGACGGTGCGTGAGCGTGGACGCAGAAGCTCACTGCGTCGCCGAGTGGTTTCTCGACCGGAAAAAGGCCGGGTACGAATGGTCGCAGATGGCGTGTCTCTACCCCGAACACTGGATCGGCGGCCGGATCGCACAGATACTCGCGAGGCACAACGTGCCGATCGATATGGCAAAGGACAATCGCAACAGGGTTTCGGTCAAGCGGGTGGCGGTGCGGTTCTTGAGCATGCACAGCGCGAAGGGGCTGGAGTTTCCCTGCGTCGCCATTGCCGGCCTGGGCTTGCTCGGCCGCCACGGCGAGACCGTCGAAGACTGCGTCCGACTGACCTATGTCGGGGTGACCCGGGCGACTCACGAGGCGCTCCTGACGTATTCGAGCGAGTCCGCATTGGTGCAACGTTTGATCGCATAG
- a CDS encoding adenylate/guanylate cyclase domain-containing protein, whose protein sequence is MEQNQPGRVVRRLAAIVAADVAGYSRLMGLDEVGTARTLREHRKVTDALVTKHGGRLVKTTGDGVLLEFPSVVDAVECAMAVQTVMVRRNEAVPQEQRMLFRIGINLGDILIEGDDILGDGVNIAARLEGIAEPGGICISSSAYEQVRGKVPVEFADLGDQILKNIARPIRAYAVGPNGNHIIDGVVQLPSSAPHLSLVVLPFANIGGDPEQEYFVDGVTESLTTDLSRINGAFVIARNTAFTFKGKAVDVRKLGRELNVRYVLEGSVQRGDNRLRVNAQLIDAETSNHLWAERFDKPIADLFEMQDEIVSRLANALDAELIAAEARRGECSLRPDAMDLVFQGSSWFNKGQTPDCLIRARGFFEKALVLDPGNIEAMVGLARVNTSLGASFMTDDYSARLAAAETTIMRVLSLAPNHALAHVTLGNTQIFTKRGAQGIAECQQALALDRNLARAHALIGLAKFFLGRGAETETHINEAFRLSPRDTYTARWMAYVGLAKAQLGADDEAVIWMRRGLDANRNHSFAHFPLGAALAWIGELDQARATVQAGLALDPSFTICRFRAHVPSDNPVFLAVHERLVEGMRLAGVPEG, encoded by the coding sequence ATGGAGCAAAACCAACCAGGTCGGGTTGTGCGCAGGTTGGCGGCCATAGTAGCCGCTGACGTTGCAGGCTACTCACGCCTCATGGGCCTCGACGAGGTCGGCACCGCCCGCACGCTCCGCGAACATCGCAAGGTTACCGACGCGCTTGTGACGAAACACGGTGGTCGCCTCGTGAAAACGACGGGGGACGGCGTGCTCCTTGAGTTTCCCTCCGTGGTGGATGCGGTCGAATGCGCGATGGCGGTGCAGACGGTGATGGTCAGGAGAAACGAAGCGGTGCCACAAGAGCAGCGCATGCTGTTTCGGATCGGAATCAACCTCGGGGACATATTGATCGAGGGCGATGACATTCTCGGCGACGGCGTCAACATTGCTGCGAGGCTCGAGGGTATCGCCGAACCGGGTGGCATCTGCATCTCTTCCTCCGCCTACGAACAAGTTCGTGGAAAGGTCCCGGTCGAGTTTGCAGATCTTGGCGATCAAATCCTCAAGAATATCGCGCGTCCGATACGTGCCTATGCGGTGGGCCCGAACGGGAACCACATCATCGACGGGGTTGTCCAGTTGCCGTCTTCTGCCCCACACCTTTCGCTCGTGGTGCTACCGTTCGCGAACATCGGCGGCGATCCCGAACAGGAGTATTTCGTAGATGGTGTGACCGAGAGCCTGACCACGGATCTGTCACGCATCAATGGCGCGTTCGTGATTGCGCGCAACACAGCGTTCACGTTCAAAGGCAAGGCCGTGGATGTAAGGAAGCTAGGACGCGAGCTGAACGTTCGCTATGTGCTCGAAGGCTCGGTGCAGCGCGGTGACAATCGCTTGCGGGTGAATGCGCAGTTGATTGATGCCGAAACCAGCAACCACCTTTGGGCCGAGCGCTTCGACAAGCCCATTGCCGACCTCTTCGAAATGCAGGATGAAATCGTATCGAGGCTCGCCAACGCGCTCGATGCAGAACTTATTGCCGCCGAGGCCCGCCGAGGGGAGTGTTCACTGCGTCCAGACGCGATGGACTTGGTGTTCCAAGGCAGCAGCTGGTTCAACAAGGGGCAGACACCCGATTGCCTGATACGTGCACGCGGCTTTTTCGAGAAGGCCCTCGTGCTCGATCCCGGAAATATCGAGGCCATGGTCGGTTTGGCACGGGTCAATACCTCACTAGGGGCTTCCTTTATGACCGATGACTACTCAGCGCGGCTTGCTGCGGCGGAGACAACCATAATGAGGGTGCTATCCCTCGCACCAAACCACGCTTTGGCTCACGTGACTTTGGGCAACACGCAAATATTCACGAAACGCGGAGCCCAAGGCATCGCGGAGTGCCAGCAGGCTTTGGCGCTGGATCGCAATTTGGCCCGCGCTCATGCTCTCATCGGCCTTGCCAAGTTCTTCCTCGGTCGAGGCGCAGAAACGGAAACTCACATCAACGAGGCTTTCCGCCTTTCCCCGCGCGATACCTATACCGCTCGTTGGATGGCCTATGTCGGTCTTGCCAAGGCGCAGCTCGGTGCAGATGACGAAGCGGTCATCTGGATGCGTCGGGGCCTCGACGCAAATCGAAACCATTCGTTCGCGCATTTCCCTCTCGGAGCAGCGCTTGCGTGGATTGGCGAACTCGACCAGGCGCGCGCCACGGTACAAGCGGGACTGGCGCTCGATCCGAGCTTCACCATCTGTCGGTTTCGCGCTCACGTACCGAGCGACAATCCGGTTTTTCTTGCTGTCCACGAACGCCTCGTTGAGGGAATGCGGCTGGCCGGCGTGCCGGAAGGGTAG
- a CDS encoding alpha/beta hydrolase produces the protein MIVRRLQQRDSGHSISRRAFLGGFASAGSALALGGCAGLGATGARYDASSLSVEPTVLVTTTRKPVSGARAKPWFGPERATTMTVARAKLVAPDESRLSLASVGLGDWRLDRVEPVSADAGDLAAQAGSGDVLIYVHGFKQTFETAVLDAAHLSDGIKFRGRTMAFSWPSKAGLFDYAYDRDSAMWSRDDFERVLSALVSAPSAGRVHIVAHSMGTMLTLESLRQLHARYGDTVTSKIGAVVFASPDIDMDVFTSAIHRIGPLAGKIVVIASTNDRALALSGQIAGGMTRVGAAEKAVIARLGVRVVDASQEGWGIINHDLFLSNAEVQRVIRRSIDGTMA, from the coding sequence GTGATCGTCCGACGTCTTCAGCAACGCGACTCCGGTCATTCCATTTCGCGCCGCGCTTTCCTCGGTGGATTTGCGTCGGCCGGGAGTGCCCTCGCACTCGGCGGATGCGCCGGCCTGGGTGCGACCGGTGCACGCTATGACGCCTCGTCCCTCTCCGTTGAACCCACAGTGCTCGTCACCACCACGCGCAAGCCCGTCAGCGGCGCCCGTGCCAAACCCTGGTTTGGACCAGAGCGCGCGACCACCATGACGGTCGCGCGGGCGAAACTCGTGGCGCCGGACGAGAGCCGTCTTTCTCTCGCCTCGGTTGGGCTCGGCGATTGGCGCCTCGATCGGGTGGAACCGGTGTCGGCCGACGCTGGCGATCTCGCTGCGCAGGCCGGCAGCGGAGACGTGCTGATCTATGTGCACGGCTTCAAGCAGACATTCGAGACGGCGGTGCTGGATGCTGCCCACCTCTCCGATGGGATAAAGTTCCGCGGCCGGACCATGGCGTTCTCCTGGCCATCCAAGGCCGGATTGTTCGACTATGCCTACGACCGCGACAGCGCGATGTGGTCTCGCGACGATTTCGAACGCGTGCTCTCCGCGCTCGTGTCGGCGCCAAGCGCCGGCCGCGTACATATCGTCGCGCACAGCATGGGAACCATGCTGACGCTCGAAAGCCTGCGTCAGCTCCATGCACGATACGGCGACACCGTGACGAGCAAGATTGGCGCGGTCGTGTTTGCCTCGCCCGACATCGACATGGACGTGTTCACGTCGGCGATCCACCGCATCGGCCCGCTTGCCGGCAAGATCGTCGTGATTGCTTCGACGAACGATCGCGCCCTCGCGCTGTCCGGACAAATCGCAGGTGGAATGACCAGGGTCGGCGCCGCCGAGAAGGCCGTCATCGCGCGACTCGGCGTGCGCGTGGTCGATGCCTCGCAAGAAGGCTGGGGCATCATCAACCACGATCTGTTTCTGTCGAATGCGGAAGTGCAGCGGGTGATCCGCCGCTCGATCGACGGCACGATGGCGTAA